A region from the Anaeromyxobacter diazotrophicus genome encodes:
- a CDS encoding amidohydrolase, whose product MKTRRIAAVLAALCAPAAFAAGAAPTDAYLDETRGQWEALAQRIWEAPEVGLQEVRSSAMLAAALEQEGFKVTRGVPGLPTAFVATAGSGEPVVTLLAEYDALPALSQVAGSTKKQPIAAGAPGHACGHNLLGTAAVAGAAAANRARLAQHLPGTIQVLGTPAEEQFIGKAFMARDGLFAKSAAVLTWHPDDQNRVVNRTRLAVSAADVEFFGKSAHASASPWLGRSSLDALALFDHAMALMREHVKPTARIHRVVKDGGAQANIIPDYTRGQYWLRDATGESVEELMGRLRQAADGAALATGTRAKVTVLFSARDVVPNDALGKLLHRELERVGAPAFDAADVGWAQALQREVGVEPQGLSTGVVPYAPRVGGTASSDIGEVSAVAPLAELGVAVRPIGTAAHHWAQTSAAAHPVGRRGMLVAAKVLGASAVDLLRDPALCQAVAEDFHRATGGKPYRSPLAPDATPRAF is encoded by the coding sequence ATGAAGACGAGACGGATCGCGGCCGTGCTGGCCGCGCTGTGCGCACCCGCCGCTTTCGCGGCCGGCGCGGCGCCGACCGACGCCTACCTCGACGAGACGCGGGGCCAGTGGGAGGCGCTGGCCCAGCGCATCTGGGAGGCGCCGGAGGTCGGGCTGCAGGAGGTGCGGTCGTCCGCGATGCTGGCGGCGGCGCTGGAGCAGGAGGGATTCAAGGTGACCCGCGGCGTGCCGGGGCTGCCGACCGCGTTCGTCGCCACCGCCGGCTCGGGCGAGCCGGTCGTCACGCTGCTCGCCGAGTACGACGCGCTCCCCGCGCTGTCGCAGGTGGCGGGCAGCACGAAGAAGCAGCCGATCGCGGCCGGAGCGCCCGGCCACGCCTGCGGGCACAACCTGCTCGGCACCGCCGCGGTCGCCGGGGCGGCGGCGGCCAACCGCGCCCGCCTGGCGCAGCACCTCCCCGGCACGATCCAGGTGCTCGGGACGCCGGCCGAGGAGCAGTTCATCGGGAAGGCGTTCATGGCGCGCGACGGCCTGTTCGCGAAGAGCGCGGCGGTGCTGACCTGGCACCCCGACGACCAGAACCGGGTGGTCAACCGGACGCGGCTGGCGGTGAGCGCGGCGGACGTGGAGTTCTTCGGGAAGTCGGCGCACGCCTCGGCCAGTCCCTGGCTCGGCCGCAGCTCGCTCGACGCGCTGGCGCTGTTCGACCACGCCATGGCGCTCATGCGCGAGCACGTGAAGCCGACCGCCCGCATCCACCGCGTCGTCAAGGACGGCGGCGCCCAAGCCAACATCATCCCCGACTACACCCGCGGGCAGTACTGGCTGCGCGACGCGACGGGCGAGAGCGTCGAGGAGCTCATGGGGCGGCTGCGCCAGGCCGCGGACGGCGCCGCGCTCGCCACCGGGACGCGCGCCAAGGTCACCGTCCTCTTCTCGGCCCGCGACGTGGTCCCGAACGACGCGCTGGGCAAGCTCCTGCACCGCGAGCTGGAGCGCGTGGGGGCCCCGGCCTTCGACGCCGCGGACGTCGGCTGGGCCCAGGCGCTGCAGCGCGAGGTCGGCGTCGAACCGCAGGGGCTCTCGACCGGCGTCGTGCCCTACGCCCCGCGCGTCGGCGGGACCGCCTCCTCCGACATCGGCGAGGTGAGCGCGGTCGCGCCGCTGGCCGAGCTCGGCGTGGCGGTGCGCCCCATCGGCACCGCGGCGCACCACTGGGCGCAGACCTCCGCCGCCGCCCACCCGGTCGGCCGGCGCGGCATGCTGGTCGCGGCCAAGGTCCTCGGCGCCTCCGCGGTCGACCTGCTCCGCGATCCCGCCCTGTGCCAGGCGGTCGCGGAGGACTTCCACCGGGCGACCGGCGGCAAGCCGTACCGCTCGCCGCTGGCGCCGGACGCGACGCCGCGGGCCTTCTAG
- a CDS encoding methyl-accepting chemotaxis protein: MIRGWLATWRLGPKIAASFAIAIAITLGIGLASYLSARSIAAHLAEVAGVSFAGAQALGAVDAAHMTADRALGRLLLPRADPELRKAARAELEASHQRLDEAWKTFGELPRDADLEAEWHRAAAPWDGWRVSARALLARIDEHDRAILDRGQDSPEEIATDRAVWQAFAELRKADEAASAALGALLQNEQKDVQASRDAGERAAAVGMLVIGLSVLAGAALSIALAALLARSIGRTVATLTGEARKVTGAVAAGRLDERGTPEAVDAEFRGIVEGMNGAVDATVRAYRGASAFLRAYAAGELPAVGAEQLAGEYEAQRQDLLRLKAQTERRNAEIERLLAAATRGELAVRADAAGEAGFNRRLVEGINALLDSILGPVSAATEALEQLAARDLRARVHGDYRGDHARLVGSLNAMSDALERAMQEVSASAGEVSSASAQIASSSQAVASGASEQAASIEETTASVESVAGMARRSAEAAARASQLAEGARGAASEGAGAIGEMQRVMENVRRAAEGTSAIIKDINEIAFQTNLLALNAAVEAARAGEAGRGFAVVAEEVRSLALRSKEAANKTEALIRESVKQAGAGELTSRQVAEKLAAIVQGVGQVSGLVGEIAVGAREQAGAIDQVTRAIADMDKVTQQNAASAEESSSAVNDLSGRAQQLAATVASFRVGETPGESARATPAAAARQPWAHPPQSRRSTTLENHR, from the coding sequence GTGATCAGGGGATGGTTGGCGACGTGGAGGCTTGGGCCGAAGATCGCGGCGTCCTTCGCGATCGCGATCGCGATCACGCTCGGGATCGGGCTCGCCTCGTACCTGTCCGCGCGCAGCATCGCGGCGCACCTGGCCGAGGTGGCCGGCGTGAGCTTCGCGGGCGCGCAGGCGCTCGGCGCGGTCGACGCCGCCCACATGACGGCGGACCGCGCCCTCGGGCGGCTCCTCCTGCCGCGCGCCGATCCCGAGCTCCGCAAGGCGGCGCGGGCCGAGCTCGAGGCGTCGCACCAGCGGCTCGACGAGGCCTGGAAGACCTTCGGGGAGCTGCCGCGCGACGCGGACCTCGAGGCCGAATGGCACCGCGCCGCGGCCCCGTGGGACGGCTGGCGCGTGAGCGCGCGCGCCCTGCTCGCCCGCATCGACGAGCACGATCGCGCCATCCTCGACCGCGGGCAGGACAGCCCGGAGGAGATCGCGACCGACCGCGCCGTGTGGCAGGCCTTCGCCGAGCTGCGGAAGGCCGACGAGGCGGCCTCGGCCGCGCTGGGCGCGCTGCTCCAGAACGAGCAGAAGGACGTGCAGGCGAGCCGCGACGCGGGCGAGCGCGCCGCCGCGGTCGGCATGCTGGTCATCGGGCTCTCGGTGCTCGCCGGCGCGGCGCTCTCGATCGCGCTCGCGGCGCTGCTCGCGCGGAGCATCGGCCGCACCGTCGCGACCCTCACCGGCGAGGCGCGCAAGGTCACCGGCGCCGTCGCGGCGGGGCGCCTCGACGAGCGCGGCACCCCCGAGGCGGTGGACGCCGAGTTCCGCGGCATCGTGGAGGGCATGAACGGGGCGGTGGACGCGACCGTGCGCGCCTACCGCGGGGCGAGCGCGTTCCTCCGCGCCTACGCCGCCGGCGAGCTCCCGGCGGTGGGCGCGGAGCAGCTCGCCGGGGAGTACGAGGCGCAGCGGCAGGACCTGCTGCGCCTCAAGGCGCAGACCGAGCGCCGCAACGCCGAGATCGAGCGCCTGCTGGCGGCCGCCACGCGCGGCGAGCTGGCGGTGCGCGCCGACGCCGCGGGCGAGGCCGGGTTCAACCGGCGCCTGGTCGAGGGCATCAACGCGCTCCTCGACTCCATCCTCGGCCCGGTCAGCGCCGCGACCGAGGCGCTGGAGCAGCTCGCCGCGCGCGACCTGCGGGCCAGGGTCCACGGCGACTACCGGGGCGACCACGCCCGGCTGGTCGGCTCGCTCAACGCGATGTCCGACGCGCTGGAGCGCGCGATGCAGGAGGTGTCCGCCTCGGCCGGCGAGGTCTCGTCCGCCTCGGCGCAGATCGCCTCCTCCAGCCAGGCGGTGGCGTCGGGCGCGAGCGAGCAGGCCGCGAGCATCGAGGAGACCACCGCCTCGGTGGAGTCGGTGGCGGGGATGGCCCGGCGGTCCGCCGAGGCCGCCGCGCGCGCCAGCCAGCTCGCCGAGGGGGCGCGCGGGGCTGCCAGCGAGGGCGCCGGCGCCATCGGCGAGATGCAGCGGGTGATGGAGAACGTGCGCCGCGCGGCGGAGGGCACCTCCGCCATCATCAAGGACATCAACGAGATCGCGTTCCAGACGAACCTCCTCGCGCTCAACGCGGCCGTCGAGGCGGCGCGCGCCGGCGAGGCGGGCCGCGGCTTCGCGGTGGTCGCCGAGGAGGTGCGCTCGCTGGCGCTCCGCTCCAAGGAGGCCGCCAACAAGACCGAGGCGCTCATCCGCGAGTCGGTGAAGCAGGCCGGCGCCGGGGAGCTCACCTCGCGGCAGGTGGCGGAGAAGCTCGCGGCCATCGTGCAGGGGGTGGGGCAGGTCTCCGGGCTCGTGGGCGAGATCGCGGTCGGCGCCCGCGAGCAGGCCGGCGCCATCGACCAGGTGACCCGCGCCATCGCCGACATGGACAAGGTCACCCAGCAGAACGCCGCCAGCGCCGAGGAGTCCTCCTCGGCGGTGAACGACCTGTCCGGGCGCGCGCAGCAGCTCGCCGCCACCGTCGCCTCCTTCCGCGTCGGCGAGACGCCCGGCGAGTCCGCCCGGGCGACCCCCGCCGCCGCCGCGCGCCAGCCGTGGGCGCACCCACCGCAGTCCCGCCGCAGCACCACCCTGGAGAACCACCGATGA
- a CDS encoding ABC transporter substrate-binding protein: protein MIKQLGTALCLLASLAGPARGEDVVRLGNQKFVIYGAVSYMKELAPKYGLKIEERIYDKGIDMIPALNAGELDLAASAADAAVVARAGGAKTFVVAGFAKGSARLLARADLPLKKIADLKGKKVGVARGGAVELLLAAELAKHGMTWSDKPGRDVTVVYMPYGELNAGLEAKKVDAVMQSEPYASQAIHKGFGKEMLKPYDTELGEPVRVLVMTEAMYQTKPEVALRVMKCFVEATRAFKKDRKLAERFIREDLFKGQLTAEGFRDAMENAEFTYEVSPRHVQVTTDLMLKYGIGRMVTPPAATEWVKLDLLEKAKG from the coding sequence ATGATCAAGCAGCTCGGCACCGCCCTCTGCCTCCTCGCCTCGCTGGCCGGCCCGGCCCGCGGCGAGGACGTCGTGCGGCTCGGCAACCAGAAGTTCGTCATCTACGGCGCCGTCTCGTACATGAAGGAGCTGGCGCCCAAGTACGGCCTCAAGATCGAGGAGCGCATCTACGACAAGGGCATCGACATGATCCCGGCGCTCAACGCGGGCGAGCTCGATCTCGCCGCCAGCGCCGCCGACGCCGCGGTGGTGGCCCGCGCGGGCGGCGCCAAGACGTTCGTGGTCGCCGGCTTCGCCAAGGGCAGCGCCCGCCTCCTCGCCCGCGCCGACCTGCCGCTCAAGAAGATCGCCGACCTCAAGGGCAAGAAGGTGGGCGTGGCGCGCGGCGGCGCGGTCGAGCTGCTCCTCGCCGCCGAGCTGGCGAAGCACGGCATGACTTGGTCCGACAAGCCCGGCCGCGACGTGACCGTCGTCTACATGCCCTACGGCGAGCTCAACGCCGGCCTCGAGGCGAAGAAGGTCGACGCCGTCATGCAGTCCGAGCCGTACGCGTCGCAGGCCATCCACAAGGGGTTCGGCAAGGAGATGCTGAAGCCCTACGACACCGAGCTCGGCGAGCCGGTGCGCGTCCTCGTCATGACCGAGGCGATGTACCAGACGAAGCCCGAGGTCGCGCTGCGCGTCATGAAGTGCTTCGTCGAGGCCACGCGCGCCTTCAAGAAGGACCGGAAGCTGGCGGAGCGGTTCATCCGCGAGGACCTGTTCAAGGGCCAGCTCACCGCGGAGGGCTTCCGCGACGCGATGGAGAACGCGGAGTTCACCTACGAGGTGTCGCCCCGCCACGTGCAGGTCACGACCGACCTCATGCTGAAGTACGGCATCGGCCGGATGGTGACGCCGCCGGCCGCCACCGAGTGGGTGAAGCTCGACCTGCTGGAGAAGGCGAAGGGGTAG
- the pheA gene encoding prephenate dehydratase, protein MRVGYLGPPGTFSEEALSRCDLAGGAERRDYPSIADTFEAVAKGEVDCGLLPIENSLEGSVSATLDLLVHRPGLRIRREVLLPIRQNLLARPGVAFGDVKRVLSIPIAAAQCQAFLRARLPGVPLEPALSTAEAARLAAERPDAAAVASRAAAERYGLALLAEDIQDGEGNTTRFVLVAREDERPTGRDRTSIAFTLDRDRPGGLYDVLGVFAQRHINLSKIESRPSKQALGHYVFFIDFEGHRSEAAGAEAIAGVLERVHALHLLGSYPRG, encoded by the coding sequence ATGCGCGTCGGCTACCTCGGCCCACCCGGCACCTTCAGCGAGGAGGCGCTCTCGCGCTGCGACCTCGCCGGCGGCGCCGAGCGCCGCGACTACCCCAGCATCGCCGACACCTTCGAGGCGGTCGCGAAGGGTGAGGTGGACTGCGGGCTCCTCCCCATCGAGAACTCGCTCGAGGGCAGCGTCTCGGCCACGCTCGACCTGCTCGTGCACCGGCCCGGGCTCCGCATCCGGCGCGAGGTGCTCCTGCCCATCCGGCAGAACCTGCTGGCGCGGCCCGGCGTCGCGTTCGGGGACGTGAAGCGGGTCCTCTCCATCCCCATCGCGGCGGCGCAGTGCCAGGCCTTCCTCCGCGCCAGGCTGCCCGGCGTGCCCCTCGAGCCGGCGCTCTCGACCGCCGAGGCGGCGCGGCTCGCCGCCGAGCGCCCCGACGCCGCCGCGGTCGCGTCGCGCGCCGCCGCCGAGCGGTACGGCCTGGCGCTGCTCGCCGAGGACATCCAGGACGGGGAGGGGAACACCACCCGCTTCGTGCTGGTGGCGCGCGAGGACGAGCGGCCGACCGGCCGCGACCGCACCAGCATCGCCTTCACCCTCGACCGCGACCGGCCGGGCGGCCTGTACGACGTCCTCGGGGTGTTCGCGCAGCGGCACATCAACCTGTCCAAGATCGAGAGCCGCCCCAGCAAGCAGGCGCTCGGCCACTACGTCTTCTTCATCGACTTCGAGGGCCACCGCTCCGAGGCGGCCGGCGCCGAGGCCATCGCGGGGGTGCTGGAGCGGGTGCACGCGCTCCACCTGCTCGGCTCCTACCCGCGGGGCTAG
- a CDS encoding homocysteine S-methyltransferase family protein, protein MRPLLLDGAMGTELLAAGLPAGALPEAWLEERPEAIAAVHAAHAAAGAEVVLTCTFSLAAPRLRAAGVAAPVAELAGRAVALARRGAPGARVAGAVGPTQREAAPAAELRARYGEAFRALAAAGAELLWAESQWNLAEARAALAAARETGLPAAVTFAFREEAEALVAGSGEPARECLLALAREGAAAVGVNCALPLAPLAPLLVDCRAEVGVPLVAKPSAGLPGRLVSPGAFAGWLVELHRAGAGWLGGCCGATPGHLAAAARRLRGEGAPA, encoded by the coding sequence GTGAGGCCGCTCCTCCTCGACGGGGCCATGGGCACCGAGCTCCTCGCCGCCGGCCTGCCCGCCGGGGCGCTGCCGGAGGCGTGGCTCGAGGAGCGGCCGGAGGCGATCGCCGCGGTGCACGCCGCCCACGCCGCGGCCGGGGCGGAGGTCGTGCTCACCTGCACCTTCAGCCTGGCGGCGCCGCGCCTGCGCGCCGCGGGCGTGGCGGCGCCGGTGGCGGAGCTGGCCGGGCGCGCGGTGGCGCTCGCGCGGCGCGGCGCGCCGGGCGCGCGGGTGGCGGGCGCGGTGGGCCCCACCCAGCGCGAGGCCGCCCCCGCGGCGGAGCTCCGCGCGCGCTACGGCGAGGCGTTCCGGGCGCTCGCCGCCGCCGGGGCCGAGCTCCTGTGGGCCGAGAGCCAGTGGAACCTCGCCGAGGCGCGCGCCGCCCTGGCGGCGGCCCGCGAGACCGGCCTCCCGGCGGCCGTGACGTTCGCGTTCCGCGAGGAGGCCGAGGCGCTCGTCGCCGGCTCCGGCGAGCCCGCCCGCGAGTGCCTCCTCGCCCTGGCGCGCGAGGGCGCCGCGGCGGTGGGCGTGAACTGCGCCCTGCCCCTCGCCCCGCTCGCGCCGCTGCTCGTCGACTGCCGCGCCGAGGTGGGGGTCCCGCTCGTGGCGAAGCCCTCGGCCGGCCTGCCGGGCCGGCTCGTCTCCCCCGGCGCCTTCGCCGGCTGGCTCGTCGAGCTGCACCGCGCCGGCGCCGGCTGGCTGGGCGGCTGCTGCGGGGCGACCCCCGGGCACCTCGCCGCCGCCGCGCGCCGGCTCCGGGGCGAGGGCGCGCCGGCCTAG
- a CDS encoding MBL fold metallo-hydrolase RNA specificity domain-containing protein, which produces MASMRFLGAAGTVTGSRYLVNTPAGAVLVDAGLFQGRKELRLRNWEPFPVPPATLAAVVLTHAHIDHAGALPLLAREGYRGPVHCTPATRDLASLLLPDSGKLQEEEARFANQRGYSKHAPNARPLYTEREAVAALRLLQPLPYGVPREILPGVTLTFRRAGHILGSATVELALAGPGGAARRVLFSGDLGRYGAPILPDPEPAPAADVLLVECTYGDRLHQGDAGAELRQAVLEAVARGGALLVPAFAVGRSQELLFRLRALEAAGEIPELPVFMDSPMAVDATPMYVAHREDHDDEMSRLLAAGVDPLRPARLRFARATEQSKAIHRVEGPCVIISASGMATGGRILHHLEHRLPDERTTVLLAGYQAPGTRGWSLQNGARTLRLHGLDVPVRARVATLTGLSAHGDRDEVARWLDTLPRPPARTYCVHGEPAPLAAVRDRLAARGWSAAVPRHGEEVELG; this is translated from the coding sequence ATGGCGTCCATGCGCTTCCTGGGCGCGGCCGGCACCGTCACCGGCTCGCGTTACCTGGTCAACACCCCCGCGGGGGCGGTGCTGGTCGACGCGGGCCTGTTCCAGGGCCGCAAGGAGCTCCGGCTCAGGAACTGGGAGCCGTTCCCCGTCCCCCCCGCCACGCTGGCGGCGGTGGTGCTGACGCACGCGCACATCGACCACGCGGGCGCGCTGCCGCTGCTGGCGCGCGAAGGGTACCGAGGGCCGGTCCACTGCACGCCCGCCACCCGCGACCTCGCCTCGCTGCTCCTGCCCGACTCCGGGAAGCTGCAGGAGGAGGAGGCGCGCTTCGCGAACCAGCGCGGCTACTCGAAGCACGCGCCGAACGCGCGCCCGCTCTACACCGAGCGCGAGGCGGTGGCGGCGCTGCGCCTGCTGCAGCCGCTGCCCTACGGCGTCCCGCGGGAGATCCTGCCGGGCGTGACCCTCACCTTCCGCCGCGCCGGCCACATCCTCGGCAGCGCCACGGTCGAGCTCGCGCTCGCGGGGCCGGGCGGCGCGGCGCGCCGGGTCCTGTTCTCGGGCGACCTCGGGCGCTACGGCGCGCCCATCCTGCCCGACCCCGAACCGGCGCCCGCGGCCGACGTCCTCCTCGTCGAGTGCACCTACGGCGACCGGCTGCACCAGGGCGACGCCGGCGCCGAGCTGCGCCAGGCGGTCCTCGAGGCGGTCGCGCGCGGCGGCGCGCTCCTCGTGCCCGCCTTCGCCGTCGGGCGCAGCCAGGAGCTGCTCTTCCGGCTGCGGGCGCTCGAGGCGGCCGGCGAGATCCCGGAGCTGCCGGTGTTCATGGACTCGCCCATGGCGGTCGACGCCACGCCCATGTACGTGGCGCATCGCGAGGACCACGACGACGAGATGAGCCGGCTGCTCGCGGCGGGCGTCGACCCGCTCCGCCCGGCGCGCCTGCGCTTCGCCCGCGCCACGGAGCAGTCGAAGGCCATCCACCGCGTGGAGGGGCCGTGCGTCATCATCTCCGCCTCGGGCATGGCCACCGGTGGCCGCATCCTCCACCACCTCGAGCACCGCCTGCCCGACGAGCGCACCACCGTGCTGCTCGCCGGCTACCAGGCGCCGGGCACCCGCGGCTGGAGCCTGCAGAACGGCGCGCGCACGCTGCGCCTGCACGGGCTGGACGTGCCGGTGCGGGCGCGCGTGGCGACGCTCACCGGCCTCTCCGCGCACGGCGACCGGGACGAGGTGGCGCGCTGGCTCGACACCCTGCCGCGCCCGCCCGCCCGGACCTACTGCGTGCACGGCGAGCCGGCGCCGCTCGCGGCGGTGCGCGACCGGCTGGCGGCGCGCGGCTGGAGCGCGGCCGTGCCGAGGCACGGGGAGGAGGTGGAGCTCGGGTGA
- the mutT gene encoding 8-oxo-dGTP diphosphatase MutT — translation MRRKIRVVGAMIERDGKYLITQRPARASLPLLWEFPGGRVEPGETDEEALARELSEEMGIEVAVGPRVIHVEHAYESYDIDFCVYRCRHVDGVIQHQGVNDHRWVSPHELDDYEFPAADEKTIAKLLGL, via the coding sequence ATGCGGCGCAAGATCCGGGTCGTCGGCGCGATGATCGAGCGCGACGGGAAGTACCTCATCACGCAGCGGCCCGCCCGCGCGTCGCTGCCGCTCCTGTGGGAGTTCCCGGGCGGGCGGGTCGAGCCCGGCGAGACGGACGAGGAGGCGCTGGCGCGCGAGCTCTCCGAGGAGATGGGGATCGAGGTCGCGGTCGGCCCGCGCGTCATCCACGTCGAGCACGCCTACGAGAGCTACGACATCGACTTCTGCGTCTACCGCTGCCGCCACGTGGACGGCGTCATCCAGCACCAGGGCGTGAACGACCACCGCTGGGTGAGTCCGCACGAGCTGGACGACTACGAGTTCCCCGCCGCCGACGAGAAGACCATCGCCAAGCTGCTGGGTTTGTAG